From the Coffea eugenioides isolate CCC68of chromosome 1, Ceug_1.0, whole genome shotgun sequence genome, the window ttatatttcacCATTCATAGATGTTAAAATCATCTTGCTGTTTGGTTAGGAAGTAACATTCATGGACGTTAGCAATTTTTTGTTTGAGCTCtctattcttttgaaaaacaagtttttaaaatacaatattatgataatatataaataaaaataatttaaaaatattcaaatatatcaaaatcaACTCCCAAAtacataaaaattaaaaattttatttctatCATCTTTTTTCATTGATTACCACCACcgccttttcttccttttctctctccctcttccttctccctctcccttccccttcccctatCTTTTCCCGCCATACCTTGCGTATTCTCTACCCCTGCTCTCAATCTACTATTGACTATACCAAGTTAGATTGGAGATGGAAGGAGGTAGATCGAGGAGAAGCGAATAAGCGGAAAGGGATGGGTGGCAGTCATGGGCGGTAGtgttaattttataaaaatatcttaaaaactTTTATActctaaaaaatttcaaaaaataccataaaaaatatttacagtaaaaaattttcatatatattgttactaaaaaatatttaaaaaacaatcaaaaaacagctaattcaAATGGAAATAAAAGGATATACAAGTGTCTATAAACACTAATTAGTATATCTCAAAAATGTCTAATTTGCCATGTAATATATATACATTTGATACTttcctaaataaaaaaaaatttctaagaaaAGTAATAGTTGAGGTCttacttaatttttttaaagtaaaaccTGAATTAATGCCCCTCGCTCTCTTTATTCCATCCCATTATTTCCCTATTTCcctagttaaaaaaaaaggttaacgCCTTGAAGTCTCTATTAAACAATACTACTAAAAACTAATCTTTATAtctaatattttctaaaaaaattttatgtttttcgTGAAggtaattttttaattatctttttattatatatatattaaattattacagtataatttttttacaaacaCTCCAAAAAATATTAATTCAAATGGGATACTCCTTGGGAAAGGAAGGGAACGAGAGACAGAGAATATCTACGGAACAGCTTATCAGTTATCCGTCGAGGATAGCGTAGATGAAGTAGACAAACGGGGGACGGTGCGTGGACACTAGAGCGTGCAATGTACAGTTATGTAcgatctatatctatataaatttgagaagggatTTTTAGGAACAAGCCTCCACAAGCCTCCACAAGCCTTCCCACTCTCAACTCTATTTTCCTAACATTTCACATTTATCTTATTTCGTAAAAAATATCATGAGCACATTACATTCTCACGTTTCCCTCAAATAAGGAGTTAACTTCAACTAACACTCCCACGTCCCctcaaacaaaaatttaactTCCACTTACATTAAAACTCTAACACTCCCACattctttcaaataaaaatttaactTCCACTTACATTAAAACTGTTTCCACTTACCCGTGCGTCAGATCTATATCTATCTTAACTCCCACTATCCCACTATCTTAactcatatttttgtatttattttaatacataaaaaagtaGTGAGTTATAACccaccttatcaccaatcaatattcTCACTGTCTCACTCCCACTATCCCACTATCTTAATTCATCCTACAATTACTCCTCTCTCTcaatttcttatttgttttaggttctctattgattttgtaaatgtattgattttgtttcttttgtgagcAGTAGTGGAAAATATTATGTGCAGAGACTCCAGCAGAAATCAACCTTCTTGCGGCCGACTTAATTTTCCAGGTCAGTCCCCTCTACCTTTTAAGTatgttttgcttttgctttattttttgtCATGAATGATATTGCATTGATTTTCTGATCATCCAttatttctgaaaattttttacaaaatcttatGAACGGTTGTTTGCTTATTGTTACACCGTAAagcaaagataaaaaggtattgCTTGCTTTATATAATTGCGGATGGTATAGGTTCATGATTGAGGGTTCTACTATTTCTAACATAAATtgtatattataaaaatttatttgtttgtattactgaaattttttaattattttttattgcacatttatcacataaaataGATGTTACGatagttattttcataattttattccaaaaatgatcgtgcatgaaataaaaaaaaagattttttgataattaaaaaaaaattaaaaatagttTATAATTGGAGAAAAATAATTCAGATACTACTAATAACTAAGGCACTATACGCCCATTATTaaaattggattaatttttaatttcgtCAGAAATCCTTTTGGCAAAATTGCATTAtagcctttcttttctttatcaacAATGACAATTACAACTACGTAATTCATCTATCTAGCAACAGCACAATTCAACTCATGGAATAAATAGTTCATTGCTTAAAGTACTTAAATGAAAGGTTAGAGTCAAGTCCTACTTAACACCTGCAAGTAATAtattacaattaaaaaaaagaaaatgattcaagaggAGCAAAAAACTCACCAAACCCCTGACATATGTGCAATCGTCAAGGCACTTTTGAGCATTTAAAACTGCATTCCTTAGTTCAGGTAACCACTTCTCTGTAattgttttcatttgattacaatGCAATTCTATTAAATTCTATTGATGCTATTTCTATAttaattattgtatttttttggttAACAGTTCTCATACAATGTATCACTATTTacacataaaataaatacataaactattgatttttaatttaatatatattttatttctagatcaaagaaatgaaaaatctaaCTATTCTCAAGATCGCCAGGCATCCACATCACCAATGATTTTGCGTGATCATGGTAAATATACAGTTTCTTATATCATCATACTCATCTTACATACACATTTTTTGGCTGCACTATCTTGCTAAATCAACTATAGATACAATACAATACAATTGTATTACAATTGTTCGATTACAATACAATTGTATTACATTCTATTGATGCTATTTATAGACAACTTagcaatttattttattttatagattACCAATTACTACatgtaccaaaatatttttatataggGATTACTTCATTAACTATGGGTGCTAATAACAATTCAATTAATCAACTATAGATACAATACAATACAATTATATTACAATTGTTCGATTACAATACAATTGTATTACATTCTATTGATGCTATTTATAGACAACTTagcaatttattttattttatagattACCAATTACTACatgtaccaaaatatttttatataggGATTATTTCATTAACTATGGGTGCTAATAACAATTCAATTGGTGCgtatttttcatttgattataaCACAATTGTATTAAATTCTATTGATGCTATTCTATATTaactattgtatttttttgttaacaattctcatacaattataaaaaaaattctcataCAACTGAAAAAAAACGGTTCTTGAATGATATATATATTCTAttatatttcaaactattgttaaacagatattatattttaattttattggtaaaattttttcacctttatttgttcaccattttattttttttcaataatgtcagCACCGTGCATAGCACGGGTATTCCCACTAATATGAAAAAAGGAAATACTAGAGCTGGATAAGCGCTGTGGCGGGTGAGACGTTGCCAACTAGGCTCAAAAGGGCAAAGTGGACAAATGCGATGCGAGTTAATTATTATAAAGTCTGGGGTCGTCCCCACCGTCTCACGGCCCTCTGGATGAGAATTCCGGGTCAGCAATCCTAATCTAAATCCTGCGTTCCTTGCCATTAAGTACTACTATTAACTACGAACCAGCTGGCCGAATCCAATACCCAAAGGCCAGTCGCCCACAGCATCCTATCAAAGACTGGAGTCGTCCCGGGTCTTGACCACCAATCTCCACGCATCTCTTCGCATTATAGTTATAGAAGCTTCCATCGATCCAACCCACACCAATACTCCTACTAACCTGTCCATCATCTCTCTCTTGCATCATCCATGACGATAGCACCATTCATTTCCTTCCACGTCCACCTCAGCCAAATTGAATCTATCCGAATGCGAGCCCCTCTGTCTGTCCGTCTATATATATTGCCGTCTCCACAAGTCTCCGCATAGCGCTGCAAGTGCAACGAAGTGCAAACTCAGAGAGAACACCAATTAACTACGCTACTACTGACTAAAAGCCCGCAATTCAGCAACCAACAAAAGCAAGAAAGCATGAACGCCGAGGTTATTTCCAGCGGTCACCTGCAACTTTTCCCACCAAGTTCAAATACAAGACATTGTGGCTCCCAGCTTCCATTTAGCGGCAGGGCCAGTACTGGCAGCATAGCATTAAAGCCAAGAAGAAGACCCGGGGCGCTCAGAACAACTGCCAGGGCCGCCGTTTATGCACCGACCCAGACCCAGGCCGAAACTTTCTATGATATGCTGGGAATTTCGGAAACAGGGTCGATTTCCGATATCAAGAAAGCCTACAAACAGTTAGCAAGAAAATACCACCCAGACGTGTCACCGGCGGACCGCACGGAAGAGTACACCAAGAGGTTTATCGAGGTTCAGGAAGCTTACGAGACGCTTGCTGATCCACAGACTAGAGCTGTGTACGATATGAATTTAGGTCGAGGATTGCATTTCGCTTTTTCAACCGGAAGACGCAACGAGGTAAAAAAACATACACACGCTTAGTATCAAATAAcctccccctccccccaaaaaaaaaagccccGCTTAATTTTTGGTAACGAATTGAGATATTAATTTTGGTTTGTGTTAATTTGGAACAGAGAATGGATGATGTGGAGGAATGGAAACTTAGGTGGCAATCTCAACTGGATGAGCTGAGGCTGTGGAGCATGCACAGGGATAATGTCTCCTCCGCCGTTAGAGGGAAGGCAGCGGCGTCGCCCTCGTCGTCGTGGGGTAGTCGAATGCGCCGAAAGAGAACTGACATTTATGATCTTGGATTTATGTAGCATATGTTTTGCCTATTGCTAGCTATAAGCTAGATTCATCGTGGGGATCCTTGCTCCCTCTCTGACATAATCATAACAGATTTAGCCGCCGCCGGCGGCACTGGGAGCTGTATCCAGATGTATATATAAAATTGttgttaattaattttttgtctCTTCCGGTTGGACGTGTTTATGACTCGGCCATATCGTTATGGTTTCTAGAATTAttgggaaaaataaaaatttcccccttttttttttgtggataAGATTCTAACTTCTATTAATGCACTACTGCCTTTTAATTAATGAAATGGTTCTTTGATCCAATTGAGAACAAAAGCAAGTAGAGGATCGAAGCTTCTGTTGTGTTGTTGGAAATAAGTGCTGTCCTACTTATCCATTTAGACAGTTTctatacatatatttttttcctcACACAGCGGGTAGGGGAAAGTAAGAAAATAGGTCGAGATATGAAATTCAAGATTCTAGATGACGACAATTCAAaatgctctttttttttaaggttaAAAAATTGTTTGATTGGTAGTCTAATGTTAGGTCACCGGAACTATCGCGTTAGGATACGGTCTCAATCAAATGCCACGTTCGTTAAGAGATGGGAGGTAGGGTAGTAGTGAGGAAGGATCGGCGTTGGCGTTGCGTGGTGATGAAGGATTGGAGGTTTATGTTCACAAATTTACTGTGTATTCAATAGTAGGGGCGCATCTTTTGCTTCAACAATTaaaggaagaaaagggaaaagtagAGGGGAACACGAAGGAAGTATTTGgagataaaattaaaaaaataagcaCAAATATAGCAATTAAAATACTATTTGTAAACGGTTGAATTTCTCAAACATGATTAAATAAAATAGGACAGAGGAGTATTTGACAACCTTAGTAAAGCAAGAAAATTTGTTGTCTTTCAACGCATGCAAATGATAGTTTTCTCATTGACGTAGACACGAATTGGTAGCTTTGCAGCTCAtcttttttctcaaattcaaagGCGTTAAGAAGGAATCTTGGTAAAATTCCCAATTTTTTCCCCCTCCTTTtggttattttcttttttggcagGAAGTTCTTAGTACCTCCATCAAATTCAAGGTGTTGAAATGTGCCATTTAGTGCACAGGGTTTGATACAATAGGAGCATATGACAAAGCTAATAGGATTTTTTCTAGCAACTatatactccctccctttttttttataactgacgtttaagaaatttactctagtgtacttttatctgtcgttttattatccccatacaatattaattattttttcacaattttacccttttatctctcttttccaatacaGGGCTCTTAATTACTACTCCCAGTAATTATTGCATTGCTTTTGGCCTAGTAAAACAGCACCATTTAGTACTTTAGTGAGAGAAAACATGGGtgaattggacaattaatgagggtacaaaaggaaagtagtgtacagatttaagcaatgaaaaacttttcttaattagtGTGCAaaaaccttaaacgtcagttataaaaaaagggagggaatATCTGCATAGTAAAGGACATCTCCATCTTCACTCTCCCTAAAATTAAAAGAGTTTTGGATGGACATTGAAGTTTatctctgaaaaaaaaaatgttgtgaATGCTGCCCTCAAATCCCAATTACGGTCGGTAAGGAAGACCGAAAATTTTCAAATGGACACGGAGTAGAAGCGGGATAAACTGAAGATGCTAATTCGATCGTATATGTACATTGgagtatgaaaaaaaaatactaataataataataataagaggTCTCAACACTAGGTGTCATCACTGCATTCGCAAGCACAGTAACATGATATGATGATGAGTGGGGTCCCGAATTGCTTTTCCCGTTGTGCGGTTGGTCGGCCGGGCCACATGCATGGTGATGCATCAGGGGGTCCCAAATTCCATGTCATATTCTTCGTTATCCGCATTGCATTGCATTGCATGATCCCTGGCTTGTCTCCATAATAAATTAACAAAACGCAAAGGACTAATCAATTGGTTGTGATCTGATTTATCGTTCTCATGTCGGAAGCTTTTAACTCCTCCCGTTTAAACTTTAATGTACGTAGGTGCAATCGTCCAAAGCTGCAAAATCTTCACTTCAAGACACTAGCAGAGATGTGGCGGTGAGTCACCTCCGATGCAGATACCGTCACCGAATTTTCTGAGGATAAGGATGTTGGGAACGCAAATAATTTAATTCGTAGACGACAAGCTTATCAGTTGTGTTGGCCAATTGATGGCCCTCCCCGGTCCCAGTTCCTGCAGCCCACGTGCCCCGACGTTGTCGGGCTTCAACCTTTAGGACGGCTGAGGAGGCCTTACTTCAACAATTAAATAACTCCCCAAATAAATTTTAGGAAATCCTTAAAAATTATTATCCATgctatttaatattttattaataTATACTAATATAAAGCAATCCAGCAATTTACGCAAACAAAATAATGCCATTGAGCAACCCATCCTCGGGATGTTGCTTCTTTCTTCTGGCAGACCTAAGAATGCTACTTCTAGTACTCAATTTGTAACGTTGTTCTTTAGCAACGCCACAAGGCCGTGAAtgttcaagaaagaaagaaatctgTGGAGGCTAAGATGCATAAGAAAATATCAGGTAGTCTAGTATGActaaaatttttatgttttctcttgggagtttttttttttttttttttacggtGAAAAAATAACATTATAATAATATTTCTTTaaaatgtgatatatgtgagtgTAAAAATAATTGTCGAAGAGATATCTATCTAGTGACTAATGTTGAGATATGTGGACTTATAGAGATCTTGGGTTCAAATCTTCTGTCTCCTTCCTGCTTTTAAGTCGCACTCCTTCcctgctaaaaaaaaaattaaaaacaaaaatgtgaGTTAGAAAACAATTAGcaaattttgtttggatttgaatttttttgtagaaaaatcaCTGcgacgatttgatatatgtgaattaaaaggtgattaaaaaataCGTTTACAGAAAACGTAGCAATTATTCTTTGAAAATTTGCTTTCCAAACAAAGCCTAAATTGTATTAAGGTTtcattgtatttaaaaaaaaaaaaaaaccaaaaggtTTCACAACAAAATTAAACAAGCAAAATCCAAACTTCGTCAAGGACTCGTTGAAACTCAAACAACCTTTTACCTGGCATCGGTAGTAAATGTTAGCGAGATGCATGTTTAGAATTTACTGAGTACAATCACTTACTCTATTCTCCACTCCCCCCtccttcttctctctctctggCCCAATTTTTTTAACTAATTCAGGttcgtttgataaaactgaatctgaattctgaagtctgaattctgaaatctgaatactgaaacaattaatttgctgaattttaagcactgaaaaaaatatatgaatgtctgaattttaatgctaaagctatttatactgtttgataaatatttatagctgaatgcttaataagtttaatttgacaattgtgcccttatatcctttcattcaaaaaagaaatagaatctatgatttaattagtttaaaattgtaaggtatgaaaatgacaatatttatttttaaatcaaattaatataaaagatgaaatata encodes:
- the LOC113764170 gene encoding chaperone protein dnaJ 20, chloroplastic-like, whose product is MNAEVISSGHLQLFPPSSNTRHCGSQLPFSGRASTGSIALKPRRRPGALRTTARAAVYAPTQTQAETFYDMLGISETGSISDIKKAYKQLARKYHPDVSPADRTEEYTKRFIEVQEAYETLADPQTRAVYDMNLGRGLHFAFSTGRRNERMDDVEEWKLRWQSQLDELRLWSMHRDNVSSAVRGKAAASPSSSWGSRMRRKRTDIYDLGFM